In Nasonia vitripennis strain AsymCx chromosome 2, Nvit_psr_1.1, whole genome shotgun sequence, a genomic segment contains:
- the LOC100123253 gene encoding ribosomal protein S6 kinase beta-1 — MAAVFDIELHDADDVVREDSEDDVIEIGEEEYDAHPNVNEILDSDGVETVAISEQNVNQGRERAGPQDFELCKVIGKGGYGKVFQVRKITGNDSGTIFAMKVLRKASIIRNQKDTAHTKAERNILEAVKHPFIVDLMYAFQTGGKLYLILEYMCGGELFRHLNDEGIFLEDTACFYLSEIILALQHLHLQGIIYRDLKPENILLDAEGHIKLTDFGLCKEHIQEGTVTHTFCGTIEYMAPEILTRSGHGKAVDWWSLGTLMYDMLTGSPPFTSNNRRSTIEKILRGKLVLPQYLTPDARDLIRKLLKRQVAQRLGSAPADAEAIKNHQFFKHICWHDVIARKLEPPFKPTLASEDDVSQFDKRFTTSAPIDSPAECTLSESANKVFQGFTYVAPSILEDMCQPRVVNARSPRKNNMRGFSPRGNHFNLHNSHMQSHRHNGVGQSIEDAEMIEIG, encoded by the exons ATGGCGGCAGTCTTCGACATTGAACTGCACGACGCGGACGACGTGGTGAGGGAAGACTCCGAAGACGACGTCATCGAGATCGGCGAG GAGGAATACGATGCCCACCCCAACGTCAATGAAATCCTTGA TTCTGATGGAGTTGAAACTGTAGCAATATCAGAGCAAAATGTGAACCAAGGAAGAGAGAGGGCTGGACCTCAAGACTTTGAACTATGCAAGGTCATAGGCAAAGGTGGATATGGCAAAGTATTTCAAGTACGCAAAATTACCGGCAACGACAGTGGTACTATTTTTGCCATGAAG GTGCTGCGCAAAGCGTCTAtaataagaaatcaaaaagaTACTGCCCACACTAAAGCTGAAAGAAACATTCTGGAAGCTGTGAAG caTCCTTTTATTGTTGACTTGATGTATGCTTTCCAAACTGGAGGCAAACTATACTTGATTCTTGAATACATGTGTGGAGGTGAACTTTTCCGGCATTTAAATGATGAGGGCATATTCTTGGAAGATACTGCttg CTTTTATTTGTCTGAGATAATATTAGCACTGCAACATCTTCATCTGCAAGGCATTATATATAG AGATTTAAAACCAGAGAACATTTTACTGGATGCAGAGGGTCATATTAAACTTACAGACTTTGGACTCTGCAAGGAACATATTCAAGAAGGGACTGTCACACACACATTTTGTGGTACCATTGAATACAT GGCCCCTGAAATTTTGACCAGAAGCGGCCATGGTAAGGCAGTAGATTGGTGGAGTCTTGGTACTCTTATGTATGACATGCTTACTGGATCT CCTCCATTCACCTCTAATAATAGAAGAAgtacaattgaaaaaatattgagaGGCAAGCTAGTTTTACCGCAATATTTGACTCCAGATGCACGCGATTTGATTCGTAAATTACTGAAG cgACAAGTTGCACAAAGATTAGGCTCAGCTCCAGCTGATGCTGAAGCAATAAAGAACCATCAATTCTTCAAGCATATCTGTTGGCATGACGTTATAGCTCGCAAATTAGAACCACCATTCAAGCCCACATTGGCGAGCGAAGATGACGTTTCACAATTTGATAAACGATTCACAACATCAGCACCAATCGATTCTCCTGCTGAATGTACATTAAGCGAATCTGCTAATAAAGTTTTTCAA GGATTTACATATGTTGCACCAAGCATACTGGAAGACATGTGTCAACCTAGAGTAGTCAATGCTAGAAGTCCACGTAAAAATAACATGCGTGGATTCTCCCCTCGTGGCAATCATTTTAACTTGCATAATTCGCACATGCAAAGTCATAg GCATAATGGTGTCGGACAAAGCATAGAAGATGCAGAAATGATTGAAATAGGGTAA
- the LOC100123259 gene encoding ribosomal protein S6 kinase beta-2 — translation MDALVGASGTTSNGFIDFYSNKTQLTSDDFEFGKYLGKGAYGQVYLARKKSGEDAGTIVAMKVISKYKVKHNQWKINNIRGERCILAGIKHPFIIKLFYAFETNHTFFLGLEYMPNGDLQRLLCKSVYFNENTARLYSAEIILALQYLHKNCIIFRDLKPENILLDAGGHAKLSDFGFAKQLSSQDDKTTSFCGTANYMAPEVIKHKLYTRAVDWWSLGVILFKMITGSRPFDVCDDRQRTMQKIVSGEFSFDNKRAVLVSPEAQDLIRKLLKLNPAERLGAGETDARELMDHVFFNNINFDDLLACKYEPLTRKRKRTPPFKEIIRTKIRPYHDPRADSHEMIFEDFDYIAPSWLDPQEDSDVTRLREFYKFVQLLIYAINNFD, via the exons ATGGACGCGCTTGTAGGTGCAAGCGGAACGACGAGCAATGGTTTCATCGATTTCTACTCGAACAAGACCCAACTAACATCAGATGACTTTGAATTCGGAAAATACCTTGGCAAAGGCGCTTACGGCCAAGTGTATCTCGCGAGAAAGAAGAGCGGCGAGGACGCAGGCACCATTGTCGCGATGAAG GTGATTTCAAAATACAAGGTAAAACATAACCAATggaaaatcaataatataAGAGGCGAGAGGTGCATTTTGGCAGGTATAAAG CATccgtttattataaaattgttttacgcTTTCGAAACGAATCACACTTTTTTCCTTGGCCTGGAGTATATGCCGAACGGAGACCTTCAACGCCTTCTTTGTAAATCTGTCTATTTCAATGAAAACACAGCACG CTTGTACTCCGCTGAAATCATACTGGCGCTAcaatatcttcataaaaattGCATCATTTTCCG AGACTTGAAGCCCGAGAATATTCTGTTAGATGCCGGAGGCCATGCGAAATTATCCGATTTCGGCTTTGCCAAACAACTGTCTTCGCAGGATGATAAGACAACATCATTTTGCGGAACCGCGAACTACATGGCTCCGGAAGTTATAAAACATAAGTTATACACAAGAGCTGTGGATTGGTGGAGCCTCGGTGTCATACTGTTCAAGATGATAACTGGATCC CGTCCGTTCGACGTATGTGACGATCGCCAGAGAACGATGCAAAAGATAGTATCAGGCGAATTTTCTTTCGATAACAAACGAGCTGTGCTAGTCAGCCCAGAAGCTCAAGACCTAATTCgtaaattgttaaaattaaatcctGCGGAGAGATTGGGCGCTGGAGAAACGGATGCCAGGGAGTTGATGGACCACGTTTTCTTCAATAACATCAATTTCGACGATTTGCTCGCTTGTAAATATGAACCACTGACCCGTAAACGTAAACGTACTCCACCATTCAAGGAGATAATCAGAACAAAAATCCGGCCCTATCACGATCCGAGGGCTGATTCTCATGAGATGATTTTCGAG GACTTCGACTATATAGCACCAAGTTGGCTAGACCCCCAAGAAGATTCAGATGTAACTAGACTAAgagaattttacaaatttgttCAACTTTTAATATATGCAAtcaataattttgattaa
- the LOC100123301 gene encoding PITH domain-containing protein 1, which yields MGHRCQCGEEHNAGELGVQYNLFEKIDLQNVECLNELVEGSGAKIFKSWEDRLDHTKFVESDVDEELLFNIPFTGDIKLKGLIIVGGPDDSHPSEVKLYKNREGMTFDEAGSEPDQKFELIMDQYGVHEYPIKVAKFSSVHHLTLHFTGNRGAERTRIDYIGLKGEWTPGHRHGVTICTYEALPQHKDHW from the exons ATGGGGCATCGGTGTCAGTGCGGCGAAGAACATAACGCAGGAGAACTGGGAGTTCAATACAATCTTTTCGAGAAGATTGACTTGCAGAATGTAGAGTGTCTGAACGAGCTGGTGGAAGGATCTGGAGCCAAGATTTTCAAATCGTGGGAGGATCGCTTGGATCATACAaag tttgtGGAAAGCGATGTGGATGAGGAACTACTCTTCAATATCCC CTTTACCGGTGATATCAAGCTCAAAGGTCTGATTATTGTCGGAGGACCAGATGATTCTCATCCATCAGAAGTAAAACT CTATAAAAACAGGGAGGGAATGACATTCGACGAAGCTGGAAGTGAACCTGATCAGAAATTTGAGTTGATAATGGACCAATACGGTGTTCACGAGTATCCAATAAA AGTGGCCAAATTTTCCTCAGTGCATCATCTCACACTGCACTTTACTGGTAACCGTGGAGCTGAGAGAACAAGGATCGACTATATTGGCTTGAAAGGAGAGTGGACTCCTGGCCATCGTCATGGAGTCACTATCTGCACATACGAGGCTCTACCGCAACACAAAGATCAT TGGTAA
- the LOC100123269 gene encoding mediator of RNA polymerase II transcription subunit 9 isoform X2 → MEVVELAEETPVNTQFTVADLDIEILPIIYEIIRSVEKDPHDTSQKVKESADTSQKILELQKKLDSARAQIKRLPGIEYSKEEQLQKLEILRKQLRLKKELLLKYRNMCTFDAPKV, encoded by the exons ATGGAGGTAGTGGAGTTAGCTGAAGAAACACCTGTAAATACTCAATTTACAGTTGCCGATTTGGACATTGAAATTCTTCCCATTATTTACGAAATCATTCGAAG TGTTGAGAAGGATCCACACGATACATCCCAAAAGGTGAAGGAATCTGCAGACACAAGTCAAAAGATTCTAGAACTACAGAAAAAATTGGACTCTGCGAGAGCTCAG ATTAAAAGGCTTCCTGGAATTGAATACAGCAAAGAAGAACAACTACAAAAGTTAGAAATACTAAGAAAACAACTAAGACTGAAAAAAGAACTTCTTCTCAAGTATCGTAACATGTGTACATTTGATGCCCCAAAAGTATAA
- the LOC103317217 gene encoding GTP-binding protein 1, which yields MLVYCGSIRQTASILSMSEDCLRTGDKALVHFRFIKHPEYIKPGQRMVFREGRTKAVGNVLRLIPHSGPGSTHTSRASKPNKVQQNRQNPNAQISEGVDGNNPVENQTAI from the exons atgctaGTTTATTGCGGTAGTATTCGTCAAACGGCATCAATTCTATCCATGTCTGAAGATTGTCTGAGAACTGGTGATAAAGCGTTGGTGCACTTTCGATTCATAAAACATCCCGAGTACATAAAACCGGGTCAACGTATGGTATTCAGAGAAGGTCGTACAAAAGCAGTCGGTAACGTTTTAAGATTAATTCCACATTCTGGTCCAGGAAGTACTCATACATCAAGAGCAAGTAAGCCCAATAAAGTTCAACAAAATCGACAAAATCCAAACGCACAG ATCTCAGAAGGTGTTGATGGAAACAATCCTGTAGAAAACCAAACAGCAATCTAG
- the LOC116738494 gene encoding uncharacterized protein LOC116738494 yields MVFRFILQYFANTSSEKLISKMADSKPLRQAARMVVYVLNRTSSLSGSHTLPSNTKEFGSQVVGAAKKLSEDLLRKQKLAQEEAKRQQRK; encoded by the coding sequence ATGGTTTTCCGTTTTATTCTTCAATACTTTGCTAATACTAGTAGTGAGAAATTAATTAGTAAGATGGCTGATTCAAAGCCTCTAAGACAAGCAGCTAGAATGGTGGTTTACGTTTTAAATCGAACTAGCTCACTTAGTGGTTCACACACTTTACCTTCGAATACGAAAGAATTTGGTTCTCAAGTTGTTGGTGctgcaaaaaaattatcagAAGATCTTCTAAGGAAACAGAAACTGGCACAGGAAGAAGCCAAGAGGCAACAACGGaaatag
- the LOC100123269 gene encoding ras-related protein Rab-9A isoform X1 has product MATQRSNGPNRNSQRSTLLKVVILGDGGVGKSCLMNRFVSNNFDEQSFHTIGVEFLNKDIEINGESYTLQIWDTAGQERFKTLRTPFYRGSDICLLTYAVDDRTSFRNLTLWKSEFLYYADVQEESSFPFIIVGNKVDVPESDKQVSTEEAKAWCLENGDPPLVETSAKDATNVEAAFGAAVAAWARLEAHMERPSIEDTVDLSKQQSPHRSSCCMPIGSD; this is encoded by the exons ATGGCAACACAAAGATCTAATGGTCCTAATCGTAACTCGCAAAGATCTACTCTATTGAAGGTAGTTATTCTTGGTGATGGTGGTGTTGGAAAATCTTGCCTAATGAACAGATTTGTGTCGAATAATTTTGATGAGCAAAGCTTTCATACTATTGGAGTAGAATTTCTCAATAAGGATATTGAAATAAATGGAGAGTCCTATACACTGCAAATCTGGGATACTGCGGGACAGGAAAGATTTAAAACACTAAGAACTCCATTTTATCGAGGATCTGATATCTGTCTATTGACGTATGCAGTTGACGACAGAACAAGTTTCAGAAATTTAACTCTTTGGAAATCAGAGTTCCTTTACTACGCAGATGTTCAAGAAGAATCATCATTTCCTTTTATTATCGTTGGCAATAAA GTGGATGTACCTGAGTCTGATAAACAAGTCTCAACAGAAGAAGCAAAAGCTTGGTGCTTGGAAAATGGAGATCCACCTTTAGTTGAAACATCTGCGAAGGATGCTACCAATGTAGAGGCTGCATTTGGAGCAGCTGTAGCTGCATGGGCACGTCTGGAGGCTCACATGGAACGACCATCAATTGAAGACACAGTTGATTTATCAAAACAACAATCACCACACCGTTCTAGCTGCTGTATGCCTATTGGGTCAGATTAG
- the LOC100120220 gene encoding thioredoxin domain-containing protein 17, with protein MVVKHHVEGYENFLKFIEDFKPDEPTFVLYTGTKLPNGDSWCPDCVVAKPHIEKGIEALPEKYNYVVVEVGDRPFWKDNKCPFRTNPKTQLKVLPTLAKWGTQKRLEGDHLLDEGLIEMLLTEDDD; from the exons atgGTGGTTAAACATCACGTAGAAGGTTATGAGAATTTTCTCAAGTTCATTGAAGACTTCAAGCCCGATGAGCCTACTTTTGTTTTGTACACCGGTACTAAACTGCCTAACGGGGATAGCTGGTGCCCTGACTGCGTTGTAG CAAAACCACATATAGAAAAGGGAATTGAAGCTCTACctgaaaaatacaattatGTGGTCGTTGAAGTTGGCGACAGGCCTTT CTGGAAGGACAACAAATGCCCTTTTAGAACAAATCCTAAAACTCAGTTGAAGGTTTTACCTACCTTAGCCAAATGGGGCACTCAGAAACGTTTAGAAGGTGATCACTTGTTAGATGAAGGACTCATTGAGATGTTGTTGACAGAGGATGATGATTAG